The DNA sequence agaatagtATTCTTCTATGCAAAAGAAGAGCTAAACAGAGTAACAATCAAGTTCAAAGCTctagttacactatccactgaactgtataaaaataagaacaaattttaTTCAAAGTCCTTGTTACACTGTAAAAATGCAATTAGAATACGTTGATCTACCAAACAAAGTAAATCAATCCAGTAAACCTAAAATGCAACTAGGAGAAATGCTACATTGCAATATTTCAAATGAATAGTAGTTTTTCTCATACTTTTGTCAGTTTCTGTTGCTGTTTTCGTTTGTTTTTACTTGTTCCTTGCAAAATCTTCTCGCGATTCTTTTCCAGTAGTGGTTTTCGTAGAGAACATGAGTGAAGTTTGggtgattttgagagagattcgaagagaaAGAGCGTTTTTGTATAGTGGTTTCGTGTTGAGAAAGAAGTAACATTTTTTCATAATGAGCGCGAATGAAGCAAGAGGTGTTTTGTGTCTTTGGTGCGTGAAATCACGCTTCATTAATGTGCGTTAGTGAATTTGGGTTAGACCAACTTAGATAACTTGAATACATAGATGTGTAGCATaactgattttaattttatttatatagagGTCAATAATCTAATTGACCTAATCCTTTATTGCTTTACATGTTGAGATATTCAGTGATCGGATCCATGAGCCACGATGATATATAGATGAATAATACTACTTTTTATTATACTACTAATACAAATTTTAGCTTTAATAATACCAAAAttcttgtatatatgtatatatcacTTCACTATTACATTTGACATTATGTGGTGCAccttttttggatttcttttttttaatctttatttgTTTCATATATATAAACGGTTTATatggaagtaaaatttttgttgGATATAATTcatgttacctagattatttttttattcatagtaGATGTAGGcttatttgttatatatatttttttatgggaGTCCATAacgagtacatagtatataaagtGTAATATGTTGCACCTCTTTTCGTCAACTACTAGGATATCAGGAGGCAGCACTACCGGTGAGGTATCTTGGCATTAGCCTAGGAGCAAACCCACGGTTAGTAAAAACTTGGAAGCCAGTTCTAGATAAGATGGAGGAAAAACTAAGCTTGTGGAAAGCGAAGGTTCTTAGTAAGGCTGGAAAGCTAGTGCTCATTAAGTCGGTGATCAACAGCCTATCTATCTATTATCTGAGCTTGTATAAGATGCCAAATGCAGTTGCACGAAGAATCATTTCCTTGCAGCGGAGGTTCTTTTGGGGAAAGGATGATGGACGACCTAGTATGGCTCTCATGAAGTGGGAGGTGGTCTAGGCACCAAAGAAGCttggaggtttggggtgggtgATGTGGTGGTCCACAATACTGCCTTACTATTTAAATGGTGGTGGCAATTCTCAAAGGAGGACTGTCCTCTATGGAAGAAGATTTTGTGCTCTTGTAATAGCTTGAAGCCGAATCACTTGTTGTCAACCCAGGAGTTACCAAGGAGAGGGGACCCGTAGAGAGACATATGTCAATTACAAATAAAGGAGCAACATGTCAGACAGAAGATGATTGATGGTCTTACCATGGAAGTAGGAGATGGTAGATCAACCAGGTTTTGGGAGGAGACATGGCTCCAAGTGGGAAAGTTGAAAGACTCCTTTCCGAGACTCTTCTTGATTTCAAACCAAAAAGGATCAGTAATTGGGGATTGTGGGTTCTGGGGTGGGATAGAGTGGGTTTGGCACTTCCAATGGAAGAGAAAACTCTGCCAATGGGAGATTGATACATTGGATCAGCTGCTTCACATTTTACAATCTGTTAGATTAGTAGCAGATGTACAAGATAGAGTGGTGTGGAAATTTGGCAAGGAAGGAGTttattctactaactcatttgtgcaggttttgTAGGAAGAGACCATGAATGAGGAGATTCTGAGCTATACATTCACGAAGGAAATTTGGAAAGGTCTAGTCCCACCTCGGGTCGAGCTGTTTGTTTGGTTTGTTTTGGTAGGCAGGGTCAACACAAAAGATCGGCGAAGTAGATTGGGAATACTACAACAGAAtgatagtgtgtgtgtgtgtgtgtgtgtgtgtgttgtgtaAAAAAGGTATTAAAAATATACAACACTTATTTGTTACGTGTAAGCtctcttggcaggtgtggtgtgcatgGATATCGGCGTTTGGACAAGAGTGGACTGCTCCCGGTACTCTGAAAGATCACTTTGAGAGTTAGAGATCTATGCCGATGAGAAACGAGTAGCACAAGTTTTGGCTAGTTGGGTTCTTCTCAGTAATATGGACTATTTCAGAGCAAGACAACAGGAGTGGCTGAGTGTGTGGATCAATTGTTTTCATGTGCTACAGAGTGGTATAGTAAATAACTCATGTGGTCgatggctatgccggagatgacatagGAGTTGTTTGTCTTTCTTTGCTCCACCTTGAGTGTTGAGCTCTtcctttctttcaaaaaaaaaagtatataaagtGAAATAACTCAACAGATATTTTTAAggaaattttttattctcttcaacaatgagaacttatttttctccttctcttaatcccttctggttcatcaaaccatcaacattaCAGCTTGAACAGCTTAGGACATGAGATTTTTTTCATGGTGTGGTGAGCATGGAAAGCAACAAAGCTGTGAATCAAATTGAAAAAGTTGTGAATTGAGATCTAATTGTTGACAATTttgccattttctttcttttcctaatttttctttcgacATTTCCTTCTCCCTTTCTTACCTCTTCCTTCAAACTCATTCAATAAAGCTTGATGAGAGGCTATTTCGCAATATTCTTTCTTAGTGAACATAGTTGTTCCGATCAACGagttggaaggaagaagatctgaattcttattattttgtgattcattgatttctcaaaatggcGAACACGGTAAACAAATCGTCTGGTGGTGATTTTGACCACTAGAGCAATGCCAATCTCTTCCATCAACTCACAAATCTTCAATCTCAAATTTTGAAGAACACCACAAGTCTGATTCAATATCAATCAAACTCCTATTTTCTTCCCCTAGAAAAAATCTAGGTAGTAGAGGTCGTGGAGCTACATTGGCATGCTCTCATTGTAACAAGTAAGGCCACACAAAAGATGTGTGCTATAAGAAGCATGGGTACTCCTTCCATTTCTATCAATGGTAGCAACAGCAGCAATATAGCACCACCATCGATCACGTGATCACTGAGGGGCATGATGATATACTCAGTGACAAGCAATCCCAACTCAATTGTCTTCAAGAGAATACTAGAATATCAAGATCTGGGTTCACTCCAGAGTCAAGATTTGCCTTGTTAGAGTTTATCAAAGACAAAAGTGTGCAGCAACAACCTCATAATGCAAATCAAATTTTGACTAATTCCATTCAGACCTCCACTCTAAGTAAAACTATTGCATTACATTTTAATGCGAGAATTATAAGTATTATCACTCCAAAATATGCACTATGGATCATTGACTCCGGTGTAATAGATCATGTGACTTTTGACTTAAAACATTTTACAAGCTTTCAAAATATTCCTCCAATcaatgtgatattgccaaatAGAACAAAAACTGTTAGTACCATAGAGAGGCACAAAGCGATGCTAGTTGTAAAAGGATTCACTCAAGTGCAAGGAGTATATTATGGTGATACTTTTAGTCCAATTGTTAAAATGACTACTtactgccttccttcatggaGATTTGGACAAAGAAGTTTATATGAAGATACCACCTGGTTTGGTTGTGTCACAACCAGGTTTGGTTTGTAAATTGCAAAAGTCTCTATATGAGCTTAAGCAAGCAAGCAGGCAATGGAACATTAAGCTCACTCAGACTCTTGTGGATGCTGGTTATAAAAAGTTTTTTTATGATCATTCACTCTTCATCAAGAAACAATCTGAAAGCTTCACTGCCATTCTAGTATATGTTGATGACTTGTTTTTAATCGGGAATGACATTGGCGAAATCAAGCAAATTTTggatgacaaattcaaaataaaggatcTTGATGATCTCAAGTACTTCTTGGGAAGTAGCACACTCTAACTCTGGAATTCACATTTATCAGCGGAAGTACGTCAAGGACCTTCTCAAGGATTTCGGTTACCTAGATTGCAAGCCTCTCTCCACTCTTTTTGATTATAGTCAGAAACTCTCGAAGGAATCCGGTACCATTTTAACGGACAACATTACTTACAGATAACTCATTGACCGACTCCTTTACCTCACAAACACTAGACCCGATATCTATTATGATGTGggacgtttgagcaagtttttggACTGTGCAACCACTTCTCACCTACAGGATGCTTTTCGCACACTCCGATATTTAAAGGGCAGACCTACAACTGATCTattcttcttctctacttctaATCTGCATCTCACCGGATTTGCCGATTCTGACTGGGCTACTTGTGCCGATACTCGTCGTTCCGTTTCCAGTTATTGCTTCATACTTGGGAACTCTCTCGTTAGCTAGAAGAGTAAGAAGCAAATCACAGTTGCCAAATTCTCTGCATAAGCTGAATATAGATCTGTTGCTGTTGCCACTTGTGAAGCTAGTTGGTTATCTTTCTTAATGGATTTCATTGGTTTGCCGCTTCAAAAGTCTATCACTCTATTCTGTGACAACCAATCAGCCATTCACATTACCATTATCCATAGTAGATGTTggcttatttattatatattttttaatcggAGTCTATAAAGAATTGTTGGGCCAACCGTGAAGAGCTCTCGACTATCGGGAgatttcggggaggaatcaagcgagagaacataagatgagaagacaccacatccaactcaaaaccttaaggtgtcaagttaatgggtctctcatcttataaattcctcactcttccttgcttttttTTTATCACCACCACGAGTATCCGTCCATCACACCGCCGCAAAACACCGCGGGACACGCCGCCCAGACCACCTTTGCcgggaagactttcgatgcttcaccttgaatactccttaaaaccagaccgattaaaccatcggctctgataccacttgttgggccaacCGTGAAGAGCTCTCGACTACCGGGAGATTTCGAGgaggaatcaagcgagagaacataagatgagaagacaccacatccaactcaaaaccttaaggtgtcaagttaatgggtctctcatcttataaattcctcactcttccttgctttctttgatgtgagaCTAACtttaacactcctcacacttgcaatacTAACAAGAATACATAGAATATAAAATGTAATAACTCAACAGATATTTTTAAGgagattttttattctcttcaacaatgagaataacttattttctctctttcttaATTCCTTCTAGTTTATCAAATCATCAACATCATGACTTAAATAGTTTAGGATATGAGATTTTTCTTCCATTCATATAAATAATACTTcctcttttttaaaataagtatttcttttatttttaaatttatttaaaaaataatgcatTTAAATCAAGAAAGTTATCGAAATACATTTATTTTCTGATGACTCTAAAAGGTTAAAAAaagacttattttaaaaaaaataataattaataatactgTAGGTGATACTTTTGATTGGGTCCATGCTGGAGGATGGGGCTAGCTACTACTGTATATACAAGAATGTTTCTTACAAATTGTTTGTAGAATATGTATAATTGTCTCTGTTTGCTCATCAAGTTAAAACCTAAGCAATCAACGTGTGGGGTTTAGTTTTCATTATTAAGCTATGGTTGACCTTGAAATTCAAGTGTTGGCGTTCTTTTATTGCATTCTAATATTTTACACATTTAAATTATGAGAAAGTATAGGACCTCTAagcgtataatgtgtacaatggaagttTAAAAAGTATTAGAAATATGACCATTAATGTTACATTGTCTTATCAGATTACATTTTTTGGATGAGTGATTTCATGACATAGTATTAGAGTTTTAGATTCGAAAGGTCAAGAATTTGATttttggtgaaccccaaaattagcttaagcttttgggatgagtaattttatgagatatttattatccctggtatccggatggttattctggatagtatggatgatgttcattttattcatggaCCAAAGATTTAGtctattgtacatattgtacgcTTAAGCCATTGACTCCCTAGCAATATTCTTAAATTATTGTATATCACTCTctctatttaatttcaattaaaatatttattattttaaaataaattcaatatatatagtTACCCTCCTTTGTTAAGTTTGTTTGTGGATAACATAGGTTACCCATTAgagatatttaatttatatatagacAGATACAAAGTAACAAAAGCAATGCAAAAGTTGAAGGACTATAAATTATAGATCATATTATATAATTAGACGCATTCATTTATTTAACAGAATAATAATACAACAaccaaatatataaaaaaaaattatacacaaaTTAGTCACCAAATTCTTTTATTTAGTGGCGCTTATGTAAATCTCTGCCATTATATTACTATCTAtgcatttttattataataaaaattatttttagtgataATAATACggtgattattattttttatgtaatttatatttttattattattaaaataaaataaataattgtttaaaataatttttttaatagtatgtgatatagtaattagaatataaaatatatattaaaaataaatttaataagagGTGTATATAAAATGAATTTATTTTATGGatacaattaaaagaaaaatgaattgataataataaaagagaaagaagaatcgaaaaggaaataaaaatattagagagACAAAGTCAACGAAGCAAGTAGCTAGTAGTACGAGTATTCACGCTGTTTGCTTGGAATTTCTCGTCTCCTTCTTCGTAGAACCCAACAATGTCACTCTCACGctatatatataacatattaaCCTTCTTGGATCAGAACGTGTTCATTACATCACTCACAAATCACAACAATGGGAAATTGTTTCCGGAAGCCGAGTAATAACAAGATTAATGAGCATCATGCTACTAATtccaatcataataataataaaccacCTGCAGGTATTGAATTCTTTCGTTCTTTCTTATTCTTTATATATGTTAGGTTTAAGTCTCTTCTTCTTTTAAAGAAATATATATTTGCATCAGAAAGTAGGAAGGAGAAGGGAGTGATGAATAATAAGGTGACGCCGAATCTGAGAATATTTACATTGGATGAGCTGAAAACTGCGACAAGGAATTTCAGACCGGACACTATGTTAGGTGAGGGTGGTTTTGGTCGCGTCTTTAAAGGATGGATTGACCAAAATACCCTCAAGCCTTCCAAAGTCGGAGTTGGAATTCCGGTTGCCGTTAAGAAGTCTAACCCCGACAGCCTCCAAGGCCTCCAAGAATGGCAGGTTCCTTTTATTTCGTTCCTTAGCTTTCACACACTACAAACAATAGAAATGCTACTTATACACcaaaatcagtcattaaaattagccaccaatatatttgtgtataaatatatgtgtggtttaatttattttcatagtatatttatatttcagcatatattttatactggtggctgactttggtATACAGTTAACATAACTCTACAAATAATTCATATCGAATAACAAAGCATTACTCCTCAAACATATTTATAGACTGAGTAAAAGATTTTCCTTATTCCATCTAAAGAAATATCTATCTTGGATTTCTatcttcctcttgtttttctctcAACCAAATTAAAAGGGGTTAAATCCGTAATTAAATCTATAGTCTCTGTATTGATTATTGTGAGTTGGCACATTCTAATTAAGAAGCATGACATATCGCATATGGTACAAAAATTCAATGTTGTGTTAAATTAGTAGTGACATGTTTTTTTCCCTTTCAAAGGCAAGCAAAGTATCATATGATCATACCAAGAAagtttcattttttattcttttggatTGAAAGTACTGACTGAAAAAGATATTATCATTTCATTCAGCAATGCATATATATTTACTTTATTAAGTAAATTGTTATGTACGTATAATGCACCACAAGAAATAAGTATTATGCACGAGTAATTACTGTTTTAAACTTAATAATTACTGTACTAGCCAGTTTGGTTTGACATGGGTACTTTTGTAATGTTTTTGGTGTAGAGTGAGGTGAAATTCTTGGGGAAGTTTTCTCATCCAAACCTGGTTAAACTAGTTGGCTATTGTTGGGAGGAGAATCAATTCTTGCTAGTATACGAATACATGCAAAAGGGCAGTTTGGAAAACCACCTCTTCAGAAGTAAGAAATAATAActaggtgaaaattcaggtgtagTGAACTTCACTTGAAGTTGATAAAGTCAACCGCACCTGAATTTTTACCTAATAACTAACGTATTATTATTGATAATGCTAGGGCCTAGGGAGACTAATTATTGTATAAATACGTACCTTGTTACGTTGAATAGTATATATACAGAGAACATACAGAGGTTAATTAACTAGAACATATATGTTTGTTTAATTACAAAAAAGGCCCAGAACCGCTTTCATGGGATATAAGGGTGAAGATAGCCATTGGAGCTGCGAGAGGCTTGGATTTCTTACATACGTCAGAGAAATCTGTAATCTATAGAGACTTCAAGTCCTCTAATATTCTTCTTGATggggtatgtatatatatatgtgccTCAGATATTACAGTCTTAAATAAGATTTCATATTTGAgcacattaattaattaagaaatggTGTACTAAATCCTCTCtaacttttttaatttgttgtgacAACAACAACATATTCGTTAATTAGCATATTCATTTTACGATCCAATAATATTGTGTTGGTTTATGGTGTTGTGTGCATGGGTTGCACTTAGTATATGCTTGTATTGTGATTACCTAGGATTACAACGCAAAGCTGTCGGACTTTGGATTGGCAAAGCTTGGCCCAGTTAACGGCAGATCCCATGTAACCACACGTGTCATGGGAACCTACGGTTATGCCGCCCCTGAGTATATGGCAACAGGtatctactttttcttttctgtttttgcaTTTTCCCCCTTTAACCATTCAACTTTAAAACATGTAATGGATATGTTCCCTTTTTTGAATCATGCTATGTGTACATCAAAATTAACTACGAAAaagttatcagtataaaatatatattagaatataaatatatattgaaaataaattaaattacatatgtatttatacataaatacatcggtgactgattttaatggttaattttaatatacaaatagtatttttgtatttttttttaagaaatatatatatatatatatatatatatatatatatataattcatcaccaaattgtttattatatatttttatatttttataatttttatatattatttatatatttaaataattaatttttgatataCATATAGTATAGTTATATTTTTGGACAAATATTGCTACCttgtaattaataatattaatttattatatgttatttttaaatcgtccttataacaaaaatattttttttactaaaaaagaTAATAGAgataaatgataatttaaaagaaatattattatttatgagagtgataacattattttttagatttagttATGAAAAATAAGTAATTAGAACTTTATAACGTATTTGTTACCCATGATATCCTATATAACTATTTGCTACCATATCTTATTCATTAGAGAATTCTTCAATGATAATGATGTGTAGATGGTAGAATATTATATCCTTATATtcaaaatcaactattaaaattacataaaatatatattaaataatatatttatatacaaatatataataattaatttttaatatgtactctacatacataatatttttgtatatgaTATTgacatattattatatataaatctaaaaatttattgACAGGTCATTTGTACGTGAAAAGTGATGTATATGGATTTGGCGTAGTCCTACTAGAAATGTTAACAGGCCTAATTGCTTTGGACACAAATAGGCCGTCAGGTCAACAGAATTTAGTAGAGTGGGTTAAGCCCTCCCTTTACgagaaaaggaaattaaagaagagaATGGATCCAAATTTGAGTGAACAATATCCCAAAAAAGCTGCTTTTGAGATAGCACAGCTTATATTACAATGCTTGGAAGAAGATCCAAAGAACCGACCATCCATGGAACAAGTCTTACAAACATTAGAGAAGGTACAAAGCATAAGATATAAACCCAAAGTGAAGAAAGAGAGTGGCATAATCCATCATCAACAACGTCATCACTCTCCTCCTTCAAATAAATCAtaactcatcatcatcagggacTCTTTCCCCTCAAAACTAGTTGTTTGTTGGATACTTGTTTACAAATTTTCACACTAATTTGTGCAGTATTGTAATGTAGAGTATACTGCTCTCTCGTATGTATAATTTTCCCAGAATGAATGCAGATTTAGCCTAATTTTTGGATAACCCAATGGAATAGCAAAACGGGCTAACTGAGGTAGTATTAGCTTTACACGTGAAATTAAACTCGCATGGATGTCCTAACTTTTGGGCCATCCTAACCCATATTAGAAGTTTAGTTGGATCTACAAGCccaatttaattttgttattttaagaTATCCTAATCCAgccttaagaaaaaaaaaagaaagataatccTGATCTAGCTTAATTGAGCTTTGCCACAAAAGAAAAAGCGCCTAATTGggcttagtgttttttttttttgtttcccacaATATTTCCTAACCCGACAGGTCAAGAATTAATCCGTCGCGGTAccgagctccatttaagggtttgccgctggccaatgggttgctgcatgcacaaggcaggattcgaacatccgacacttgcttaagcggactagtgagctaaccattagaccaacccaacttggtttaaTTGGGCTTAGTTAACATAGCAAGTTTGAAACCAATTATAGTTAGCTCACTAATTAATGTCTAAAAAAAGGTATTGGAAGTGTATGCAATAACTAATTGGTTAGtgacaaactcttaaataaagtTTCGATTCACGACGAATTAACCTTTAATCCGGGAGATAttgtaaaaaataagaaaaaatataaagaatttgAATCCCACCTTAAATATAGAAAGCCTCCCGTAACTAACTGTTTGCTTTTGAGTAAATATGAAGACATTAATCACTACATTCAACGGATATGAGTAATGACTGAGAgtcttaatttaaataatattagtcgTCTATCAATGAATATCAATGTATATTTCcaacagaaaaaaaaatgatgtttGCTCAAATCAGTTATATGTAGGTCATTGTAGATTTGTAGGATAATTAAAAGTATGCATACGTCAAGTTGTGAACTTCTTTAGAGTTCCATTCTATCTAGTTTTGGTTTGGAAGCAAGTTCGTTtcaatgttattattatttatgtataatatataCTAACAGCCTAAAAGGTTAGTGTGGATTAACTATATTCAGTATTTGCAAATACATTCAATGATTCCAAAACCTTATGTAATTGTATAACTAATTCCTCACATGGAGTCATGGACACGTACGAAAATGCATGTTACCACAAAAATGTACGAAATgtagataaaaataaaagtcaCGATTTTATTTGAAtgtattattagtaaaaaatagtaccaaactttaatttcttttttttttgggtcatgtACCAAACTTTAATTTCTAAGATCATAGTACCTCAATTAACTTACTCATTACTGATAAAGGCCaaggaataatgaaaattagGTGTATTAGGACATGCATATGTTTGGTACCACTTATGGTATATTACTATAATAATTAATACTTAGTAGTTAATACTAGTAAGACCGTATTTATTGTTGTTACTAGTTAGGTGGTTTTCCAAGTCATTGTTCCATTAATTTTGTGAGATAAGAAGAAGGTTCTAAGGATTGGGTGAGTGTGAGACTTGTGGGGGGTTCCCAATTTCAAGTGTCATTTTCGTAGCAACTAGCAGGCTTTCTTTGAAGACCTCATTAATTATACATTGGATAGTTGGTTGGTGGCTTTATAGTTTATAGGGCGATTCCCATATAGTGGGCAACTTCAATAGTCAATTCATTAATCTCCATTGTAGAAGTAGAACATGAGGAGTCAAGGACGCCTCTTGTGTGTATTGCAGACAGAAGTTTCTTGtgcatgtaataatttattaattaataataatttttaaataatatttttttatgataaattaattttttatctgtcgtaaacaaaaaaaaattgatataagaaTGTTTAAACATCCAACTTTAGTATTTTAAcattttatgttatatatataattgtgtataaatatgtgttatttaattaaatttaatatatattttatattttaaatttattttatactaataattaatttggtgactattttttatatatatctaatattttaGTGTTACTTGTTAAAAGTACTAAGCATAAAaggtattaaataaaaatacaaaataaatgataattaCTCATGTGTGAAGATATTTGATGAAGATTGTAGTTGAtatatattagataatttaatatatttgattaaattatttaatataatattagtattttaaCTTTAGTCTTTATATGAGTagttactaaaataaatattaattcttatacaagtattttttttatctatttttaatatataactaatggaatgtttttatttataaataaaataaattttttatttatcaatatatgtaatttttaaattatttataaattatttatagatTCGTGATAAAtcttaattttgtggtttattttgtacttattttaagaaattttatcaacttttctcatatttattcaatgaaataacatggttttgtaattctctatAAATTTGTACTTAAGtgcgaaaacatgctttttaggccttaaaatagccaaatttaattcattttaactccattcgatgccttgatatgtttgttaagtgatttcaggtttagaaggcaaagattggattgaaaaaatgaaggaaaagcatacaaagtgggagaactcatgaagaaatgaaagaactgcaaagctgtcaatcctgacctcttcgtactaaatcgatcataacttaagttacagaggtccaaatgaggcggttccagttgcgttggaaagctaacatccgaggcttcaaaatgatataaaatttgctatagttTCCTGGCGTttagagacgcgtacgcgtgtacgTGTatgcgtgggaagctgcacgtgactcactaaaggcaactcatggccagcgatttctgaagcattatGGGCCCAAACCAAcctatttctgatgctattgaacccaaggattggaggagggatgaaccaagtagccatagtttagttttcattatgttttaggttagaattctagagagagaagctctcccttctctctagaatttagggtagtttaggtttaattttcttaaatccaattttcaattcttgttttgatttagtcttcccttttaatttcttattattacATCTTTtatcttctagttttacttgtcaatttcttgttttgctctcttttatattgatg is a window from the Arachis hypogaea cultivar Tifrunner chromosome 17, arahy.Tifrunner.gnm2.J5K5, whole genome shotgun sequence genome containing:
- the LOC112766808 gene encoding probable serine/threonine-protein kinase PIX13, which produces MGNCFRKPSNNKINEHHATNSNHNNNKPPAESRKEKGVMNNKVTPNLRIFTLDELKTATRNFRPDTMLGEGGFGRVFKGWIDQNTLKPSKVGVGIPVAVKKSNPDSLQGLQEWQSEVKFLGKFSHPNLVKLVGYCWEENQFLLVYEYMQKGSLENHLFRSPEPLSWDIRVKIAIGAARGLDFLHTSEKSVIYRDFKSSNILLDGDYNAKLSDFGLAKLGPVNGRSHVTTRVMGTYGYAAPEYMATGHLYVKSDVYGFGVVLLEMLTGLIALDTNRPSGQQNLVEWVKPSLYEKRKLKKRMDPNLSEQYPKKAAFEIAQLILQCLEEDPKNRPSMEQVLQTLEKVQSIRYKPKVKKESGIIHHQQRHHSPPSNKS